From the genome of Bacteroides sp. MSB163, one region includes:
- the sufB gene encoding Fe-S cluster assembly protein SufB yields the protein MQPEEPNKYVKELTQEKYKYGFTTDVHTEVIERGLNEDVVRLISAKKNEPEWLLEFRLKAYRHWLTMEMPTWAHLRIPEIDYQAISYYADPLAKKKDAPKSMDEVDPELIKTFNKLGIPLEEQMALSGMAVDAVMDSVSVKTTFKETLMEKGIIFCSISEAVREHPDLVQKYLGSVVGYRDNFFAALNSAVFSDGSFVYIPKGVRCPMELSTYFRINARNTGQFERTLIVADDDSYVSYLEGCTAPMRDENQLHAAIVEIVVHERAEVKYSTVQNWYPGDAEGKGGVYNFVTKRGNCKGANSKLSWTQVETGSAITWKYPSCILTGDNSSAEFYSVAVTNNYQQADTGTKMIHLGKNTSSTIVSKGISAGHSENSYRGLVRVAQKADNARNYSQCDSLLLGDKCGAHTFPYMDIHNETAVVEHEATTSKINEDQIFYCNQRGISTEDAVGLIVNGYAKEVLNKLPMEFAVEAQKLLAISLEGSVG from the coding sequence ATGCAACCCGAAGAACCCAATAAATATGTAAAGGAACTAACGCAGGAGAAGTACAAGTACGGCTTCACCACCGACGTACATACGGAAGTCATTGAGCGTGGGCTGAATGAAGATGTTGTACGGCTGATCTCTGCGAAGAAGAACGAGCCGGAATGGCTGTTGGAGTTCCGTCTGAAAGCATATCGTCACTGGTTGACGATGGAGATGCCTACATGGGCGCATCTCCGTATTCCTGAGATAGATTATCAGGCTATTTCCTACTATGCCGATCCGTTGGCGAAGAAGAAAGATGCGCCTAAGAGTATGGACGAAGTAGACCCAGAGTTGATAAAAACCTTCAATAAGCTGGGCATCCCCCTGGAAGAACAGATGGCGTTGAGTGGCATGGCAGTGGATGCCGTGATGGACTCCGTATCTGTGAAAACTACGTTTAAGGAAACGTTGATGGAGAAAGGAATTATTTTCTGTTCCATTAGTGAAGCCGTACGTGAGCATCCGGATTTGGTGCAGAAGTATCTTGGTTCCGTAGTGGGCTATCGTGACAACTTCTTTGCCGCACTGAACTCGGCGGTATTCTCCGACGGTTCGTTTGTATATATCCCGAAAGGGGTACGCTGCCCGATGGAGTTGTCCACGTATTTCCGTATCAATGCGCGTAATACAGGCCAGTTTGAGCGGACGCTGATTGTAGCGGATGATGATTCGTATGTTTCCTATCTGGAAGGTTGTACGGCTCCGATGCGTGATGAGAATCAGTTGCATGCCGCTATCGTGGAGATTGTGGTGCACGAGCGTGCCGAAGTGAAGTACAGCACCGTACAGAACTGGTATCCGGGTGATGCCGAAGGTAAAGGCGGTGTTTATAACTTTGTTACGAAACGTGGTAACTGCAAAGGTGCGAACAGTAAGCTCTCTTGGACACAGGTGGAGACAGGATCGGCTATTACGTGGAAATACCCTTCCTGCATTCTGACTGGAGATAACTCTTCGGCTGAATTCTACAGTGTGGCGGTGACGAACAACTACCAACAGGCGGATACGGGTACGAAGATGATTCATCTGGGTAAGAATACCAGCAGTACCATTGTCAGCAAAGGTATCTCTGCCGGACATAGTGAGAACTCTTACCGTGGTCTGGTGCGTGTAGCTCAAAAGGCGGATAATGCGCGTAACTATAGTCAGTGCGATTCTCTGTTGCTGGGTGATAAGTGTGGTGCGCATACCTTCCCGTATATGGATATCCATAATGAGACGGCGGTTGTGGAGCATGAGGCGACTACCAGTAAGATCAATGAAGACCAGATCTTCTATTGCAACCAGCGTGGTATTTCTACGGAGGACGCAGTTGGGCTGATTGTGAACGGTTATGCTAAGGAAGTGCTTAATAAGCTGCCTATGGAGTTTGCGGTAGAGGCTCAGAAGTTGTTGGCAATTTCGCTGGAAGGCAGCGTAGGATAA